GCGTGTCCCAGGCGGGCGGTGGCCGGTGATGGAGCGCGAGGCACGGTGGGAGTTCCGCGTCCTGGGGCCGCTCGAAGTGCTCCGCGCCGGAGAGGTGATCGAGATCCCGGCGGCCAAGCAGCGCATCGCGCTGGCGACGCTCCTGCTCCACCACAACGAGTACGTCTCGGCCGATCGGCTCACCGAACCGCTGTGGGACGGCAGTGCCCCGGACAACGCCCGGGGCGCCGTACACACGCACATCGGGCGGCTGCGCCGCACGCTCGGTGACGCGGGGAAGCCGATCCAGACGCGAGAGCAGGGCTACCGCATCGAGGCGGGACCCGACGACCTCGACCTGGCCCGGTTCTTCCACCTTCTCGACCTGGCCGCGCGGGCGGCGCGGACGGGCGCCGTCGCTGAGGAGGCCGGTCTGCTGGAGCAGGCGCTGGCGTTGTGGCGGGGGCCGCTGCTGGGCAACGTACCGTCGGAGTCGTTACACCGCGACCGGCTCGCCGGGCTTGCCGAGCGGCGCATCGACGTCCTGGAGCGCTCTTTCGACCTGCGCCTCCAGCTCGGCCTGCACGCCGAGATCGTCGCGGATCTCGCCGCCGCCACGACGGCCCATCCGCTGCGTGAACGGCTCTGGGCCCAGTTCATGCTGGCCCTCTACCGCTGCGGCCGTCAGGCGGAGTCGCTGGAGGCGTACCGGACCGTCGTGCGCCTGCTCCGTGACGAACTCGGGCTCGACCCGGGCGATGAGCTGCGCCGGCTGCACGAGGCCGTCCTCTCCGGCATTTCCGATCTCCAGCTCCCCCTCCAGGGCGAGCGTCCCGCTGAGCCTGATGCCAGGAATGCCCTCGGACCGGAATGGCACGTCCTGAACCAGCTTCCGCCCTCCTCGGCGGACCTGGTGGTCCGTGCCGACGTGATCGCGGCCGGACAGGCCCGCGCCGGCTCTCAGGACGCCGACGGGCTGCCGATCGTGATGTTGTGCGGCCCGCCGGGCGTCGGCAAGTCGGCCCTCGCCGTCGATCTGGCCCATCGGCTCGCGGACCGGTTCCCCGACGGCCAGCTGTACCTGCGGCTGGACGGATCGTCGCCCGGACGTCCACGCGATCCCGCCGAGATGCTCGCGGAGCTGCTGCAGAGTACCGGCACGCACCCGGCCTCCATCCCCGACGGCCTGGAACAGCGCTCCGCCGCCATGCGCGCCCGGTTCGCGGGCCGCCGGATCCTGCTCCTGCTCGATGACGTCGCGGACGTCCCGCAGATCGAGCCTCTGCTGCCGGGCGAGGCACGCTGTCTGGTCCTGCTCACCAGCCGCCGGCACCTGGTGGGCCTGCCCGGGGTCGATGTCGTCAAGATGACACCGTTCAGCGGCGAGGAGTCGCGCGAGCTGCTGGGACGGCTGATCGGACACGAGCGCGTTGCCCGCGAGCCCGCCGCGGCCGACGCCATCGCGGCTGCCTGTGGCTGGCTCCCGCTCGCACTGCGCATCGCGGGAGCACGGCTGGCGGTACGCCCTAACTGGTCGCTGGCACGGCTGGCCGCGCGGCTGCAGGACGAGTCACGGCGGCTGGACGAGCTGGTCACCGACGATCTCGCCGTACGTCCCAGCCTGGAGCTCAGCTATGAAGCGCTGCCGGAGCCGGTCGCGACGGCCTTCCGGCGCGCGGGGTTGCTCAACGGCTCCGACTTCGCCGCGTGGTCGCTCGGCGTGGTGGCGGGCGTCGCGGACGGCGAGCCGCTGGTCGAGCACCTCCTGCGGGCCAACCTCCTGGAAGCCGTCGGCACCGATGTCAGCGGCGAGCCCCGCTACCGGCTGCACGACCTGCTCTCGATATACGCCCGGGAACTGCTCGCGGGCGATGATCCGGCCGACACCCGCACCGCCGCGCGCCGCTACATGGACACTCTGCTGACCCTCGCCGACAGGTGCCACCGGGAGCTGGACGGTCATATCGCTCTGGACGATCTGCGGCCCGTTCCGTACGAGCCGGTGGCCACGCTCCCGGAAGGTCAGGTGGCCGAGCTCACCGACGCTCCGTTGCGGTGGTTGCTCGCCGAGCACCGGCAACTGTTCGACGCCGTCGAACGGGCCTGCGACCATGGCCGGCACGTGCAGGCGGCGGCCCTCATGGACCGTGTCACGCCGTTCCTCGACGTCTACGCGGGCCGACAGGAGATCGAGCGCCTCTTCACGTCGGTCAGGAAGGCCGCGCTGGCCGCGGGCGACGAGCGCCTGGCGTGGCGGGCAGAGTACTACCGCAACGGCCAGACGCTGGCCAGAGGTCTCCTCGCGGAGGCCACTGCCGGACTGCGCCGGTGCGTGGACGCCTTCGAGCGGTTGCCCTCCCCCTACGAGTACGCGCACGCTCTCGGCGCGCTCTCGTTCTGCCTCCACGAGGCGGGAGAGCCGGGCAAGGCCGTGGAGTTGGCCGGCCGGGCGGTGGAGGCGGCGCAAGCCGCCGGGGATGACAGCCTGCTCGCCGCCGCGCTGCGTGACCTCGCCAGCGGGATGTCCGCGCTGGGCGAGTACGACGAGGCCCGCGAGCTCCTCGAGCGTGCCGTGTCCATCGCCCGCCGGCTGGGAGCGAACGCCTCCATCGCGAACATCCTGGGGCGCTTGGCCGGAATCGCGCTCCAGCACGGCGACCCGCCCACCGCGCGATCCGCCGTCGACCAGGCCATCGAGGCGCTGGCGCAGACAG
This genomic interval from Nonomuraea helvata contains the following:
- a CDS encoding AfsR/SARP family transcriptional regulator; translated protein: MEREARWEFRVLGPLEVLRAGEVIEIPAAKQRIALATLLLHHNEYVSADRLTEPLWDGSAPDNARGAVHTHIGRLRRTLGDAGKPIQTREQGYRIEAGPDDLDLARFFHLLDLAARAARTGAVAEEAGLLEQALALWRGPLLGNVPSESLHRDRLAGLAERRIDVLERSFDLRLQLGLHAEIVADLAAATTAHPLRERLWAQFMLALYRCGRQAESLEAYRTVVRLLRDELGLDPGDELRRLHEAVLSGISDLQLPLQGERPAEPDARNALGPEWHVLNQLPPSSADLVVRADVIAAGQARAGSQDADGLPIVMLCGPPGVGKSALAVDLAHRLADRFPDGQLYLRLDGSSPGRPRDPAEMLAELLQSTGTHPASIPDGLEQRSAAMRARFAGRRILLLLDDVADVPQIEPLLPGEARCLVLLTSRRHLVGLPGVDVVKMTPFSGEESRELLGRLIGHERVAREPAAADAIAAACGWLPLALRIAGARLAVRPNWSLARLAARLQDESRRLDELVTDDLAVRPSLELSYEALPEPVATAFRRAGLLNGSDFAAWSLGVVAGVADGEPLVEHLLRANLLEAVGTDVSGEPRYRLHDLLSIYARELLAGDDPADTRTAARRYMDTLLTLADRCHRELDGHIALDDLRPVPYEPVATLPEGQVAELTDAPLRWLLAEHRQLFDAVERACDHGRHVQAAALMDRVTPFLDVYAGRQEIERLFTSVRKAALAAGDERLAWRAEYYRNGQTLARGLLAEATAGLRRCVDAFERLPSPYEYAHALGALSFCLHEAGEPGKAVELAGRAVEAAQAAGDDSLLAAALRDLASGMSALGEYDEARELLERAVSIARRLGANASIANILGRLAGIALQHGDPPTARSAVDQAIEALAQTDDPYGAAWLLWLKARTSLAEDRPDDGIGHAVQARARFRQLGDQRGEHLALVTEGEALVALGRGHEAAPLLDAAASALAELGADRMADHARAVASGIPDSPPSSP